Genomic segment of Thermogemmatispora onikobensis:
TGTGAGCTGGTGGTTCTCCCCCTCGTATTGCTCCTTCATCGCTATCCCCATCTGCGTCTGGGTAAACGTCTGTTGGCCGAGGGCCTGACCCTGCTCATCGGCATCCCGCTTGTGCTCCTGGCTGCAGTCTTGAATGGCATTGCTGAATCCCTGGCTTACTATGCTCTGGGCATGGTTTGTCTCCTCTACGGGGTGGTGACAATGGTGCTGGCCTTCTGGTGAGAAAAGCCCTTGCGACCTGGCCGGTGGACAGGTACCAGGCTCGGGCCACGCTGGCGATCGACCGCTCAACGGCACGGCTCCACTGGCCCACCCAACTGCTGCCCACCCTTGCCAGGCGGTCCCTTGCCATGCCTTGCCTACATGCTGAAGATGTGATATAGATTTCCTGCATTAGAAATTTCAGAATCGGGATATGAGCGCATGGATGAACCGATACAGGCACTGGCCCCGCGCGTCAGCGATTGCTTGAAGGTCATCTACACTATGCAGGAGCGCGGCCAAAAAGTCTCAACCTCGGCGGTGAGCGAGCGTCTGGGGGTCAGCGACGCTACCGTGACCTTGCTCTTTAAAGAGTTTGCCAAGGCCGGCTGGGTCCAGCATACTCCTTACCGCGGCGTTTGCCTGACCCCGCTGGGAGAGCGCAAGGCGAAGGAGGTCATTCGCCATCACCGGCTGCTGGAACTGTATCTGGCACGCGAACTGGGCTATAGCTGGGACAAAGTGCATGAGGAGGCCGATCGCTTGGAGCACGTGATCTCGGAAGAGTTTGAGGAGCGGCTCGACGCCCTCCTCGGCTACCCGACCGTTGATCCCCACGGGGACCCCATTCCCAGTAAGGAAGGGGTCATTGCTCAACGCCCAGGCCAGCCCTTATTGCAGGTGCCTGAAGGGCAAACAGCCCGTATTCTGCGCGTCAATGATCAAGACGCAGCCAAGCTGCGCTATCTGGGACAGATGGGCCTGTATCCAGAAGTGCAAGTGCGCGTGATTGAACGGGTCCCCTTCGGTGGGCCGCTGCGCATCCTCGTCGGCGAGGAGAGCCAGGCCGTTGAGCACCTGCTGAGCGCCGAACTGGCGGAACAGATCACGGTGAGCCTTCAGGAAGACGAGGACGATTCAACAGACTGCCTCCAGCCCAGCCTCTCATCTTGAATAAGGTAGCAGCCAGGCCGGGGCGCTGGCTAGCCGTCAGCCATGACGTTGCCGTCACAGGCTTGTGGCGCGCACCAGCAGCAGCGGTACGCTCACGCGCCCTACTAGGCGTGGGGCTACACTGCCACTCAGCAGCGCATCTAGCCCAGCCCGAGCGTGGCTGGCCAGAACAACCAGATCTATCTCCTGGCGCTCAAGCAGCTTGACAACCTCCAGCACGGTCTCGCCTCGCAAGACTTCCCCTTGAGCCTTGACTCCCTGCTTCTGACACTCCTCGACAACCTGCTGTAAATAGGAGCGTGCCCCCTGTTCAGCCAGGTCAAGGACGGCGTGCATAGTGGCAGGCAACATGGTACCTGAGACCGCCGCCTCTCCCACTAAGGTTGTGAGCGTCGGGATCACAAAGACCAGGCATAGCCCGGCTTCA
This window contains:
- a CDS encoding metal-dependent transcriptional regulator, with product MDEPIQALAPRVSDCLKVIYTMQERGQKVSTSAVSERLGVSDATVTLLFKEFAKAGWVQHTPYRGVCLTPLGERKAKEVIRHHRLLELYLARELGYSWDKVHEEADRLEHVISEEFEERLDALLGYPTVDPHGDPIPSKEGVIAQRPGQPLLQVPEGQTARILRVNDQDAAKLRYLGQMGLYPEVQVRVIERVPFGGPLRILVGEESQAVEHLLSAELAEQITVSLQEDEDDSTDCLQPSLSS